A single window of Miscanthus floridulus cultivar M001 unplaced genomic scaffold, ASM1932011v1 fs_334_1_2, whole genome shotgun sequence DNA harbors:
- the LOC136531372 gene encoding UDP-glucose 6-dehydrogenase 5-like, whose protein sequence is MVKICCIGAGYVGGPTMAVIALKCPDIEVVVVDISKPRIEAWNSDTLPIYEPGLDDVVKQCRGKNLFFSTDVEKHVAEADIIFVSVNTPTKTRGLGAGKAADLTYWESAARMIADVSKSDKIVVEKSTVPVKTAEAIEKILTHNSKGINYQILSNPEFLAEGTAIEDLFKPDRVLIGGRETPEGRKAVQALKDVYAHWVPEDRILTTNLWSAELSKLAANAFLAQRISSVNAISALCEATGANVSEVAHAVGKDTRIGPKFLNASVGFGGSCFQKDILNLVYICECNGLPDVANYWKQVIKINDYQKSRFVNRVVSSMFNTVAGKKIAVLGFAFKKDTGDTRETPAIDVCKGLLGDKAQINIYDPQVTEDQIQRDLAMNKFDWDHPMHLQPTSPTAVKQVSCVWDAYEATKGAHGLCILTEWDEFKTLDYQKIFDNMQKPAFVFDGRNIVDPEKLREIGFIVYSIGKPLDAWLKDMPAVA, encoded by the coding sequence atggtgaagatCTGCTGCATCGGTGCTGGCTATGTCGGTGGCCCGACCATGGCCGTCATTGCCCTCAAGTGCCCAGACATTGAGGTTGTTGTTGTTGACATCTCCAAGCCCCGCATTGAGGCCTGGAACAGCGACACCCTCCCGATCTACGAGCCTGGTCTCGATGATGTTGTGAAGCAGTGCAGGGGCAAGAACCTCTTCTTCAGCACTGATGTTGAGAAGCACGTCGCTGAGGCTGACATTATCTTCGTCTCGGTGAACACCCCCACCAAGACCCGTGGGCTTGGAGCTGGCAAGGCTGCTGACCTCACCTACTGGGAGAGTGCTGCTCGTATGATCGCTGATGTCTCCAAGTCTGACAAGATTGTTGTTGAGAAGTCCACTGTCCCTGTCAAGACCGCTGAGGCTATTGAGAAGATCTTGACCCACAACAGCAAGGGCATCAACTACCAGATCCTTTCAAACCCAGAGTTCCTTGCGGAGGGCACTGCTATTGAGGACCTGTTCAAGCCTGACAGGGTGCTCATCGGTGGCCGGGAGACCCCTGAGGGCAGGAAGGCCGTCCAGGCTCTCAAGGATGTGTATGCTCACTGGGTTCCCGAGGACAGGATCCTCACCACCAACCTGTGGTCTGCTGAGCTCTCCAAGCTCGCTGCCAACGCATTCTTGGCACAGAGGATCTCCTCTGTGAACGCCATCTCTGCCCTCTGCGAAGCCACAGGTGCCAATGTGTCTGAGGTGGCTCACGCTGTGGGCAAGGACACCAGGATTGGCCCCAAGTTCCTGAACGCCAGTGTTGGCTTCGGTGGCTCTTGCTTCCAGAAGGACATCCTGAACTTGGTGTACATCTGCGAGTGCAATGGCCTGCCCGACGTGGCCAACTACTGGAAGCAGGTGATCAAGATCAACGACTACCAGAAGAGCCGGTTCGTCAACCGTGTCGTGTCCTCCATGTTCAACACCGTCGCCGGCAAGAAGATTGCTGTTCTTGGCTTCGCCTTCAAGAAGGACACCGGTGACACCAGGGAGACCCCGGCCATTGACGTCTGCAAGGGCCTGTTGGGTGACAAGGCCCAGATCAACATCTACGACCCCCAGGTGACGGAGGACCAGATCCAGCGGGACCTGGCCATGAACAAGTTCGACTGGGACCACCCGATGCACCTGCAGCCAACGAGCCCCACGGCCGTGAAGCAGGTGAGCTGCGTGTGGGACGCGTACGAGGCCACCAAGGGTGCCCACGGGCTGTGCATCCTGACCGAGTGGGACGAGTTCAAGACCCTGGACTACCAGAAGATCTTCGACAACATGCAGAAGCCTGCCTTCGTCTTCGACGGCCGCAACATCGTCGACCCCGAGAAGCTGAGGGAGATCGGCTTCATCGTCTACTCCATCGGCAAGCCGCTCGACGCCTGGCTTAAGGACATGCCCGCGGTCGCTTAA